GGCGAGGGCTCGACCGCCCGAGGCGGGTGGCACGAGGCGCTTAATTTTGCCGGTATCCATAAACTGCCGATGATTTATGTCTGCCAGAATAATCTCTGGGCCGAATCGGTCCCCGCGACTCTTCAGGGCGCTATCGAGCATTTTGCCGACCGCGCTAAAGCGTATGGATTTCCCGGTGTGACAATTGACGGCAACGATGTTGTGGTCGTGCACAAGACTGCTCAGGAAGCAATTGCCCGCGCCCGGGCCGGTGACGGGCCGACTCTGATTGAATGCATGACCTACCGCTGGTACGGCCATTCCGAAATCGATCCGGCCAATTATCGCCGTTCCGAGGAATTGGAAGAGTGGAAGAAAAAGGATCCTATCGCGAGAGCGGAGCTGCTTTTGACGGAGTTAGGCCTTCTTACCGTCGAAAAGCGGGAAGTGCTAGTCGAACGGATTGAGCAGGAAATGGAAGAGGCGATCAAATTCGCCGAGGAATCCAAATATTCCGAACCCGAGGAAGCCTATTGCGATGTTTACTCGGATAAGTTCCCGGTCAGAAGAGAGGAATATTAGGCGGTCATAAGATGAAAATAATTCTGAGAGTTCAGGAGATAAAATGAAAACGACGACATTTATCGAGGCTATTA
The Candidatus Zixiibacteriota bacterium genome window above contains:
- a CDS encoding thiamine pyrophosphate-dependent dehydrogenase E1 component subunit alpha, whose protein sequence is MSANQAANKSKLKQIGLSEETLLGLYTNLMRTRLLDEKFRKLFRQGRFAGTYFSAVGQEATTVGVTYGLRDEDIIGPSHREIGAAVTKGIPFREIVAQVFARSSSPDKGKTHPCHYGSREKGIINPASTVAGQTVVATGCAMAFKIQKKDNVAVAFFGEGSTARGGWHEALNFAGIHKLPMIYVCQNNLWAESVPATLQGAIEHFADRAKAYGFPGVTIDGNDVVVVHKTAQEAIARARAGDGPTLIECMTYRWYGHSEIDPANYRRSEELEEWKKKDPIARAELLLTELGLLTVEKREVLVERIEQEMEEAIKFAEESKYSEPEEAYCDVYSDKFPVRREEY